Genomic segment of bacterium:
GAATCATCTATCGCGAAAAGTGATAAAGGAGATAAAAAATAATGAAAGTTAGAACTTCGGTTAAAAAAATTTGTGAAAAATGTAAGATAATTAAACGCAAAGGAATTATTCGCATCCTTTGCTCCAATCCTAAACATAAACAAAGACAAGGATGATTGGTAAATTGTAACTAATCCCTTTATTACCATTTAACCAGTTACCAATTACCAGGCAAAAAGGAGGAAGACATTGGCAAGAATTAGTGGAGTTGATTTACCAAGAGATAAACGGGTAGAGGTCGGATTAACCTATCTATATGGAATAGGATTAACTACTTCACAAAAAATTCTCAAGATGGCAAATATTAAGCCAGATACCAGAGTTAGAGATTTAGCCGAGGATGAAGTTGTCAGAATTAGAAATATTATTGAGCATAGTTTTAAAGTTGAAGGAGACCTTCGTCGAGAAGTATCTACAAATATAAAGAGATTAACAGAAATTGGGTGTTATCGAGGGATGAGACATCGTCGTGGCTTACCAGTTCGAGGTCAACGCACACATACTAACGCCAGAACCAGAAGAGGGCCACGAAAAGTTGCGGGAATGATAAGGAAAAAATAAAGAAAAAGGGTAACCGTTCAGGTAGTCCTTTACCGCAGAGACGCAGAGGAACAGAGAAGACATAGAAATAAATTAGAGCACATAAAAGATTAGTGATGCAGACATGGAAATACTTATGACCTGCTTGCCGAATGTTCAGCAGGCAAGCCAGATTTGTTAATCTAATTTTCCCCTCTTGAGAGGGATTTTAGGGGTCTGTTTTTCTCTGCGTCTCTGTGTCTCTGCGGTGAACAATTACGAAAAAGGAGTTATAAAACATGCAAAAACCTAAAGGTGATAGTCAAACAAAAGGTAGACGAAAAAAGGAAAAAAAGGTAGTCCGAACAGGGATTGTTCATATTCAATCTACATTTAATAATACGATTGTGACCATTACTGACCCAAAAGGTAATGTTCTTAGCTGGGCAAGTTGTGGAAGTGTTGGTTTTAAAGGAACAAAGAAAGGCACTCCTTTTGCTTCCCAGGTAGCCGCAGACACCGCCGCTAAAAAGGTAATGGATTATGGAATGAGTGAAGTCTCAGTTTTTGTTAGAGGACCAGGTTCAGGTAGAGAATCAGCTATCCGCGCCTTGCAAGCCGCTGGATTAGATATTAAAGCAATTAAAGATGTTACCCCTATCCCCCATAACGGCTGCCGCCCACCGAAGAGAAGAAGGGTATAATAAAAGGGGGCTGACTACATATCTTTTCTACCTGTGCGGTTAAATGTAAAATGGATAATGTCCAATGAGAAATGTCCAATGAAAATGTATAACTGAAAGGTAATGAGTCTTGCGAAGTACTAAAATTTCCCATTTTTCATTTCCTATTTTACATTTTACATTTATTTTTCCTTTGCGTCTCTGCGATGAATTAGTCTAATCGCACAGGTCGAAATCTTGCTTTCGCTTTAATCTCTATTTTCATCCTTTTTTGTGTCCACTCCAAATTGCTCATTAATTTCCGTCTCATTTTTGTATTGATTAATCTTCTGGTGTTGTTCTACGCTATATAGAAATTCTTGAAAAGTAATTGAATTACAGGTTTGGTGTATCTCTGGAGATTTAAAGGGATGAAGATGCCACCCATCTGTGTTGTCTATGCCAAATATTCTTTTTTTATTTTTAATTAAAGCATAGGCAATTTTTTGTGTATCTGCATTGTAAAATATATCAATGAATGTCCCATCGGTTAAATAGACTCGAATTTTCACTATCATATCATCAAGAATATTAACTTCAAAACTTTCAACCAATTCTGACTTAGAAGCGACATTAATAATCTCTTTTGAAAACTCAATCGGGCTTAAATTAACCATTCTCGAATACCTTCAATCTTTTTCTTCCTTGAGATTAATCCTTCCCATTCCCAGTAGTCTTTTTCTACCTCAAATGAATATTTATCAGGGATTTTCCCTTCCTTCCACTGGCGTGCAAATTCCTCAAAAGACAATTTGTATTTACCCTCAAAGACAAAAATTTCCCTCTCTATAATTTCCAATCGATGTTCAACAATATCCCTAAGTGTAATCTGCAATGCTACATCAAACCGTGGTTCTCCTGTTAATTCGGTTAATATTTTTTGTGTTGATTTTGAGATTACTTCAGGCATTTTATCCCCCTCTTTTATTATACTTTTTCTTCCCCATTTTCATTATACCCCATCAACATAGAATTTGTCAACTATAAAATTAAGCAAAAAGGGGTTGAACTTAAAAACTAAGTCCAACCCCTTATGTTTAATCGTCGTTGTTAAATGCGTCTGACTTAGAAATCAATAGCTATAATTTGGTTAGTGCTTGACTTCTTTTCTATCCTGATAGACAAAATATATGGCTAATGGAAGACATACAATAATTAATCCTCCTAAAACGATATAAACACCCTCCATTTTCTTATTCCTCCTTTTCTGGGGTAATAATATATGCTATTACACCTAGGACAACAGCTAAACAAACCCCAATCACGATATACTTATAGTCAAATTTATTAAATATACTTCCTATGACAATAACAGTTAATATATATTTTATTACATCAAATAATGTATTGGCAATCTTTTCCTTTTTATTATATCTCTTTTTCATTTTTTATTATACTCC
This window contains:
- the rpmJ gene encoding 50S ribosomal protein L36 gives rise to the protein MKVRTSVKKICEKCKIIKRKGIIRILCSNPKHKQRQG
- the rpsM gene encoding 30S ribosomal protein S13, which translates into the protein MARISGVDLPRDKRVEVGLTYLYGIGLTTSQKILKMANIKPDTRVRDLAEDEVVRIRNIIEHSFKVEGDLRREVSTNIKRLTEIGCYRGMRHRRGLPVRGQRTHTNARTRRGPRKVAGMIRKK
- the rpsK gene encoding 30S ribosomal protein S11, encoding MQKPKGDSQTKGRRKKEKKVVRTGIVHIQSTFNNTIVTITDPKGNVLSWASCGSVGFKGTKKGTPFASQVAADTAAKKVMDYGMSEVSVFVRGPGSGRESAIRALQAAGLDIKAIKDVTPIPHNGCRPPKRRRV